The following are encoded together in the Oncorhynchus gorbuscha isolate QuinsamMale2020 ecotype Even-year unplaced genomic scaffold, OgorEven_v1.0 Un_scaffold_2481, whole genome shotgun sequence genome:
- the LOC124025853 gene encoding transcription factor COE3-like produces MFGIQENIGLPRGGTTMKEEPLGSGMNSVRSWMHTSGVVDANTAAQSGVGLARAHYEKQPPSNLRKSNFFHFVLALYDRQGQPVEIERTAYVDFVEKDKEPNSEKTNNGIHYKLQLLYSNGVRTEQDLFVRLIDSMTKQAIIYEGQDKNPEMCRVLLTHEIMCSRCCDKKSCGNRNETPSDPVIID; encoded by the exons ATGTTTGGAATTCAGGAAAATATAGGCTTACCTAGAGGAGGGACGACAATGAAAGAGGAACCGCTGGGCAGCGGGATGAACTCGGTCCGCTCGTGGATGCACACATCCGGGGTAGTGGATGCGAACACAGCCGCCCAAAG CGGTGTGGGTTTGGCTCGGGCACACTACGAGAAGCAACCACCGTCCAACCTCAGAAAATCCAACTTTTTCCACTTCGTTCTTGCGCTGTATGACAGACAAGGACAGCCGGTGGAGATCGAACGGACAGCTTATGTGGACTTTGTGGAGAAGGACAAA GAACCAAACAGTGAAAAAACTAACAATGGGATACACTACAAACTACAGTTACTGTACAGCAACG gtgtcagaacagaacaggatcTTTTCGTACGATTAATCGATTCCATGACAAAACAG GCTATTATCTATGAAGGTCAAGACAAAAACCCAGAGATGTGCCGAGTGCTTCTCACACACGAAATCATGTGCAG TCGGTGTTGTGATAAGAAGAGTTGTGGCAACAGGAACGAGACTCCTTCAGATCCCGTTATCATCGACAG